Proteins encoded in a region of the Tubulanus polymorphus chromosome 10, tnTubPoly1.2, whole genome shotgun sequence genome:
- the LOC141912342 gene encoding acyl-CoA-binding protein-like, whose product MSEAFLKAAEEVKNLASEPNDQEKLYIYARFKQVNVGDCNTSRPGMLDFAGKAKWDAWDALKGMTKETAEQEYIKKVEELKAAYGMK is encoded by the exons ATGTCTGAG GCATTCCTTAAAGCAGCGGAGGAAGTAAAGAATTTAGCGAGTGAACCGAATGATCAGGAGAAATTGTATATATACGCTCGTTTCAAACAAGTTAATGTAGGAGACTGCAATACTT CTCGCCCGGGAATGTTAGATTTCGCTGGTAAAGCTAAGTGGGACGCTTGGGACGCTTTGAAAG GTATGACCAAGGAGACCGCCGAACaagaatatataaaaaaagtaGAAGAATTGAAGGCCGCCTATGGGATGAAGTAA